In Desulfotignum phosphitoxidans DSM 13687, one DNA window encodes the following:
- a CDS encoding THUMP domain-containing class I SAM-dependent RNA methyltransferase → MTRQPHVKDTGVIKKTILQKGQGRLRKLAKLQYIYEKKSRYFAQVAETAKMMAGRELEELGAKDISYEFRGIWFTAAKPDFYKITYQARLLSRILIPLVTFPCKDKDVLYREARKISWEELMTPKQTFSIVANVSESSITHSNFAGLRVKDAIADYFRDRTNRRPSVDTKDPYIVVNLYLHRDVATLSLDASMGPLHKRGYREASVSAPMQETVAAAIIRKSEWDGTVPLYDPMCGSGTLLAEALMKYCRIPAQVFRTRFGFEALPDFDPRLWEEIKQAADKNIRPLPQGLIAGSDISEHSVTAAKTNLMGLHHGADVTVSQIDFREIPGIEDSLIVTNPPYGIRMGKDRDLKSFYQDLGRFLRERCPRSTALVYFGDPKYIKHVPLAPSWKEPLTIGGLDGKLVKYQLF, encoded by the coding sequence ATGACCCGTCAACCCCATGTCAAGGATACCGGTGTGATCAAAAAAACCATTCTGCAAAAAGGCCAGGGCAGACTTCGAAAACTGGCCAAGCTTCAGTATATTTACGAAAAAAAATCCCGGTATTTCGCCCAGGTGGCCGAGACTGCCAAGATGATGGCGGGCCGGGAACTGGAAGAACTGGGTGCCAAAGATATTTCCTATGAATTCCGGGGCATCTGGTTCACTGCGGCCAAGCCCGATTTTTACAAAATCACCTACCAGGCCCGGTTATTGTCCCGGATACTGATTCCTCTGGTCACATTCCCCTGCAAAGACAAGGACGTGTTGTACCGGGAGGCCCGAAAAATTTCATGGGAAGAGCTGATGACCCCGAAGCAGACCTTTTCCATTGTGGCCAATGTGTCAGAATCCAGCATCACGCATTCCAATTTTGCCGGACTGCGGGTCAAGGATGCCATTGCCGATTATTTCAGGGACCGCACCAACCGCCGGCCCAGCGTGGACACCAAAGATCCCTACATTGTGGTCAATCTGTATCTTCACCGGGATGTGGCCACCCTGTCTCTGGATGCATCCATGGGGCCTTTGCACAAACGCGGGTACCGGGAGGCCTCGGTGTCGGCCCCCATGCAGGAAACCGTGGCCGCGGCCATCATCCGGAAGAGCGAATGGGACGGTACCGTGCCGTTGTACGATCCCATGTGCGGTTCCGGGACCCTGCTGGCCGAGGCCCTGATGAAGTACTGCCGGATTCCGGCCCAGGTGTTCCGCACCCGGTTCGGATTTGAAGCGCTGCCGGATTTTGATCCCCGGCTGTGGGAGGAAATCAAACAGGCAGCAGACAAAAACATCCGGCCGCTGCCCCAGGGGCTCATTGCCGGCAGCGATATTTCAGAACATTCAGTGACCGCCGCCAAAACCAATCTCATGGGCCTGCATCACGGGGCCGATGTGACCGTGTCCCAGATCGATTTCCGGGAAATCCCCGGCATTGAAGACAGCCTGATCGTCACCAATCCCCCTTACGGCATCCGCATGGGAAAAGACCGGGATCTTAAATCATTTTATCAGGATCTGGGACGGTTTCTGCGGGAACGTTGCCCAAGGTCCACGGCTTTGGTGTATTTTGGTGATCCCAAATATATCAAGCATGTCCCTCTGGCCCCATCCTGGAAAGAACCGTTGACCATCGGGGGACTGGACGGGAAACTGGTGAAATATCAACTTTTTTGA
- a CDS encoding DUF4438 domain-containing protein, with the protein MLKTNENKIVEMFMECRPGPPRVGPGWKVDHQGVPFLLPGIGGITLNVGLGDPAFGLAGDHIEPGVSCTANADKPNDFPNNSLQFLACVGNEAKILSGEAKGEAGVVIGHHGGSEHIIVEFDRQVKEQMSYDDKIRIRAKGQGLALSDFADIRLFNLAPELLHKMQITPDGNEGLAVPVTTQIPAACMGSGLGRAHVGAGDYDVMTSDPDTVARYHLDKMRFGDFVALMDHDNAYGRAYRKGAVSIGIVVHSDCRLAGHGPGVTTLMTSPTGKITPVTDPAANMADRLNIGTCLQKNR; encoded by the coding sequence ATGCTGAAAACCAATGAAAATAAAATCGTGGAGATGTTTATGGAATGCCGGCCCGGCCCGCCCCGGGTGGGACCGGGATGGAAAGTGGACCATCAGGGGGTCCCGTTTCTTTTGCCCGGTATCGGCGGCATCACGTTGAATGTGGGATTGGGAGATCCGGCCTTCGGCCTGGCCGGGGACCATATCGAGCCAGGCGTATCCTGCACGGCCAATGCAGACAAACCCAATGACTTTCCCAATAATTCCCTTCAGTTTCTGGCCTGTGTGGGCAATGAAGCCAAAATTCTTTCCGGCGAAGCCAAAGGGGAAGCCGGGGTGGTGATCGGCCATCATGGCGGGTCCGAGCATATTATTGTGGAGTTTGACCGGCAGGTCAAAGAACAGATGAGCTATGACGATAAAATCCGGATCCGGGCCAAAGGCCAGGGACTGGCGTTATCGGATTTTGCCGATATCCGGCTGTTCAACCTGGCACCTGAACTGCTTCATAAGATGCAGATCACGCCCGACGGCAACGAAGGGCTGGCCGTGCCGGTCACCACACAGATACCGGCAGCGTGCATGGGATCCGGTTTAGGCCGTGCCCATGTGGGCGCCGGAGATTATGACGTCATGACCTCGGATCCGGACACCGTGGCCCGATATCATCTGGATAAAATGCGGTTCGGTGATTTTGTGGCCCTGATGGATCATGACAATGCCTATGGCCGGGCCTATCGAAAAGGGGCCGTGAGCATCGGCATCGTGGTGCACTCCGACTGCCGCCTGGCCGGACACGGCCCGGGCGTCACCACCCTGATGACCAGCCCGACCGGAAAAATAACCCCGGTAACAGACCCTGCCGCCAATATGGCGGACCGGCTGAATATCGGGACCTGTTTGCAAAAAAACCGATAA